The Rhododendron vialii isolate Sample 1 chromosome 5a, ASM3025357v1 genome contains a region encoding:
- the LOC131327630 gene encoding uncharacterized protein LOC131327630: MPPRRENSLAREIVAALAKLNLLNPALRANMNDRAMEAMKAFCHMKPPQFDGESSDPLVVDHWLSQIRKIFNALKIMEDDLRVSIVACQLIGEPNEWWELVLGVRRDARKVARAVNRTNEPDVENLTWVEFEVLFENQYFLETCREQLREQFEKLEQGNMTASDYIVKFQSLSRFAPELVAMEARKCRHFEKGLHSSIKLLVASQHIRKFSEIVECARSVENPMGA, translated from the coding sequence ATGCCACCGAGACGTGAGAATAGCCTGGCTAGAGAAATTGTAGCAGCACTTGCAAAGTTGAATCTTTTGAATCCAGCACTTAGGGCTAATATGAATGATCGTGCCATGGAAGCGATGAAGGCGTTCTGCCATATGAAACCACCTCAGTTTGATGGGGAAAGTAGTGATCCTCTTGTGGTCGATCATTGGCTTTCACAAATTCGTAAAATCTTCAACGCTCTTAAGATTATGGAAGATGACCTTCGAGTGAGTATAGTAGCTTGTCAACTTATCGGTGAGccgaatgagtggtgggaattGGTTTTAGGAGTAAGAAGAGATGCTAGGAAAGTGGCAAGGGCAGTTAATCGAACAAATGAGCCAGATGTAGAGAACCTGACTTGGGTTGAGTTTGAAGTACTCTTCGAGAATCAATATTTTCTAGAAACGTGTCGCGAGCAACTTAGAGAACAATTTGAGAAGTTAGAGCAAGGAAATATGACTGCCTCCGATTATATTGTAAAATTTCAATCTTTATCACGTTTTGCACCAGAATTGGTGGCAATGGAGGCAAGGAAGTGTAGGCACTTTGAGAAGGGGTTGCATTCGTCTATCAAGCTGTTGGTAGCAAGTCAGCATATTAGGAAGTTTTCTGAAATTGTCGAATGTGCAAGGAGTGTTGAGAATCCAATGGGTGCATAG